One genomic window of Bradyrhizobium sp. B124 includes the following:
- a CDS encoding class 1 fructose-bisphosphatase, with translation MHAHLEWPTQHNPLRAATVAVVEALAGAAIELSRIIAAGPLAGVGGESGGINPDGDRQKTIDIVADNLMRDALRTAPVAAVLSEEVELPETLDTDAPLCVAIDPLDGSANLENNISIGTIFSIRPKGNDILSTFFEPGTAQCAAGCFIYGPQTVLVLALDQCVDCFTLDPRAGEFVLTARDLRVPQNATEFAINASNRRHWSGPVRNYIDECLAGVNGERGQDFNMRWIGSLVAEAYRILMRGGVFLYPADARQGYREGRLRLLYEAHPIALIMEWAGGAASSGRSRILELSARTPHQRVPLIMGSARAVRDVDAIHLTVEPLFESSDAPLFARRGLFR, from the coding sequence TTGCATGCCCATCTGGAGTGGCCGACGCAGCACAACCCGCTGCGCGCCGCGACCGTTGCGGTGGTCGAAGCCCTTGCCGGCGCCGCGATCGAGCTCTCGCGCATCATCGCCGCGGGCCCGCTCGCCGGCGTCGGCGGCGAGAGCGGCGGGATCAATCCCGACGGCGATCGCCAGAAGACCATCGACATCGTCGCCGACAACCTGATGCGCGACGCGCTGCGTACGGCGCCCGTCGCTGCGGTGTTGTCGGAAGAGGTCGAGCTGCCGGAGACGCTCGATACCGATGCGCCGCTCTGCGTCGCGATCGATCCGCTCGATGGATCCGCCAATCTCGAAAACAACATCTCGATCGGCACGATCTTCTCGATCCGGCCGAAGGGAAACGACATTCTCTCTACCTTCTTCGAGCCCGGTACGGCGCAATGTGCTGCGGGCTGCTTCATCTACGGTCCGCAGACCGTGCTGGTGCTGGCGCTCGACCAGTGCGTCGACTGCTTCACGCTGGATCCGCGAGCCGGCGAGTTCGTCCTGACGGCGCGCGACCTCCGGGTGCCGCAGAACGCGACGGAATTCGCCATCAACGCCTCGAACCGGCGGCACTGGAGCGGCCCGGTGCGCAACTACATCGACGAGTGCCTTGCCGGCGTGAACGGCGAGCGCGGCCAGGACTTCAACATGCGCTGGATCGGCTCGCTGGTGGCCGAGGCCTATCGCATCCTGATGCGCGGCGGCGTGTTCCTGTATCCGGCGGATGCGCGCCAGGGCTACCGCGAAGGCCGGCTGCGCCTGCTCTACGAGGCGCATCCCATCGCGCTGATCATGGAGTGGGCGGGCGGCGCCGCGTCCAGTGGCCGGTCGCGCATTCTCGAACTCTCGGCACGCACGCCGCATCAGCGCGTGCCGCTGATCATGGGATCGGCGCGCGCCGTGCGCGACGTCGATGCGATCCACCTGACCGTCGAGCCGTTGTTCGAGAGCAGCGATGCCCCGCTGTTCGCGCGGCGCGGCCTGTTCCGCTGA
- a CDS encoding ATP-binding protein, with protein MPDFKALFEAAPGLYLVLTQPDFRIVAVSDAYLRATKTERAAILGRGLFEVFPDNPDDPAADGVRNLRASLERVVQFRRPDTMSVQKYDIRKPESEGGGFEERYWSPRNTPVFGPSGQFSYIIHRVEDVTGFIQLKQRGAEQDKLTDRLRERTEQMEAEIFMRAREVEAAREQLEAEQKLRQVQKMEAVGHLTGGIAHDFNNILTVITGLIDILAEAVEHDAALSSVTKMISDAAFRGAEVTKHLLAFSRQQPLQPREANLNTLVQDTARLLRPSLGEQFEIDTALEPDAWPAFIDPNHMATALLNLAVNARDAMPDGGKLMLETSNVILDEVYAAANPDVRAGEYVMVAVSDTGGGIPAAIRDKVFEPFFTTKDTGKGTGLGLSMVYGFIKQSDGHLKIYSEEGHGTSIKLYLPRSMGDMVDVEPPAPADTRGGHESILVVEDDPLVRNYVAAQLEQLGYHTMVTANGPEALAAVENGFVCDVLFTDVIMSGGMNGRQVADAVIAKLPSVRVLFTSGYTEDAIIHHGRLDPDVTLLPKPYRKADLARMIRQVLTQPPASAVAAK; from the coding sequence ATGCCTGACTTCAAGGCGTTATTCGAGGCGGCGCCCGGCCTCTATCTGGTGCTGACGCAGCCTGACTTCCGCATCGTGGCAGTAAGCGACGCCTATCTGCGCGCCACCAAAACCGAGCGCGCCGCGATCCTTGGGCGCGGGCTGTTCGAAGTATTTCCGGATAATCCGGACGATCCGGCCGCCGACGGGGTGCGCAACCTGCGCGCCTCGCTGGAACGCGTGGTCCAGTTCCGCCGCCCCGACACCATGTCGGTGCAGAAATACGATATCCGCAAGCCCGAGTCAGAGGGTGGCGGATTCGAGGAACGCTACTGGAGCCCGCGCAATACGCCGGTGTTCGGGCCGAGCGGACAGTTCAGCTACATCATCCATCGGGTGGAAGACGTCACCGGCTTCATTCAGCTGAAGCAGCGCGGCGCCGAGCAGGACAAGCTGACCGACCGGCTGCGCGAGCGCACCGAGCAGATGGAAGCCGAAATCTTCATGCGTGCCCGCGAGGTCGAGGCCGCGCGGGAGCAACTCGAAGCCGAGCAGAAGCTGCGTCAGGTGCAGAAGATGGAGGCCGTCGGGCATCTCACCGGCGGCATCGCCCACGACTTCAACAACATCCTGACCGTCATCACCGGCCTGATCGACATCCTCGCCGAAGCCGTCGAGCACGATGCCGCGCTGTCGTCGGTGACAAAAATGATCAGCGACGCCGCCTTTCGCGGAGCCGAGGTGACCAAGCATCTGCTGGCCTTCTCGCGGCAGCAGCCGCTGCAGCCGCGTGAAGCCAACCTCAACACGCTGGTGCAGGACACCGCGCGGCTGCTGCGCCCGTCGCTCGGCGAGCAGTTCGAAATCGATACCGCGCTCGAGCCTGACGCCTGGCCGGCCTTCATCGACCCCAACCACATGGCGACCGCGCTGCTCAATCTCGCCGTCAATGCCCGCGATGCGATGCCCGATGGTGGCAAGCTGATGCTGGAGACCAGCAACGTCATCCTCGACGAGGTTTATGCCGCGGCCAACCCCGATGTGCGGGCCGGCGAATATGTAATGGTCGCGGTCAGCGACACCGGCGGCGGCATTCCCGCGGCAATCCGCGACAAGGTGTTCGAACCATTCTTCACCACCAAGGACACCGGTAAGGGCACCGGCCTCGGGCTCAGCATGGTGTACGGCTTCATCAAGCAGTCTGACGGGCATCTCAAGATTTATTCCGAAGAAGGCCACGGCACCTCGATCAAGCTCTATCTGCCGCGCAGCATGGGCGACATGGTCGACGTCGAGCCGCCCGCACCGGCCGACACGCGCGGCGGCCACGAATCCATCCTGGTCGTCGAGGACGATCCGCTGGTCCGCAATTACGTCGCCGCCCAGCTTGAGCAGCTCGGCTACCACACGATGGTCACCGCCAACGGCCCCGAGGCATTGGCTGCGGTCGAGAACGGCTTTGTCTGCGACGTGCTGTTCACCGACGTCATCATGTCAGGCGGCATGAACGGCCGGCAGGTGGCCGACGCTGTGATCGCCAAGCTACCCTCGGTGCGCGTGCTGTTCACCTCGGGCTATACCGAGGACGCGATCATCCATCACGGTCGTCTCGACCCGGACGTGACGCTATTGCCCAAGCCCTATCGCAAGGCCGATCTCGCCCGGATGATCCGGCAGGTGCTGACCCAGCCTCCCGCATCAGCGGTGGCGGCCAAGTAA
- a CDS encoding alpha/beta hydrolase translates to MSEIDYEVEYNNRARVPENPALMAGWARDSAAYREQHPPRRLSYGPGSRNVIDLFEGDRDGPLVVFIHGGYWQALDGSSSSHCARGLNGHGISVAVPSYDLCPNVTVADIIGEMRAASRELAKLGRPLVMSGHSAGGHLAACMLATDWPAYDASLPANLVRAAYAISGLFELEPLVGTSINKALGLDRDAARAASPLLWKAPAGATLDAVVGGEESAEYHRQSRTIADVWGSAGVATRFGTVPNANHFTAIAPLADPESEMVARLKQLTQI, encoded by the coding sequence GTGAGCGAGATCGATTACGAGGTCGAATACAACAACCGGGCCCGGGTGCCGGAAAATCCGGCGCTGATGGCCGGCTGGGCGAGGGACTCGGCGGCCTATCGTGAGCAGCACCCGCCACGGCGACTGAGTTATGGTCCCGGAAGCCGCAACGTCATCGATCTCTTTGAGGGCGATCGCGACGGGCCGCTCGTGGTCTTTATCCACGGCGGCTATTGGCAGGCGCTTGATGGATCGTCATCGAGCCACTGCGCGCGGGGCCTCAATGGTCACGGCATCAGTGTCGCGGTGCCGAGTTACGACCTCTGCCCCAACGTCACAGTCGCCGACATCATCGGCGAGATGCGCGCGGCGTCACGCGAACTGGCGAAGCTCGGCCGGCCGCTGGTCATGTCGGGACACTCCGCAGGCGGGCATCTTGCCGCATGCATGCTTGCGACCGATTGGCCGGCTTACGATGCGTCGTTGCCGGCGAATCTGGTCAGGGCTGCTTACGCGATCTCCGGCCTGTTCGAGCTCGAGCCGCTGGTCGGCACCTCCATTAACAAAGCGCTTGGTCTCGACCGCGACGCAGCAAGGGCGGCGAGCCCGCTGCTCTGGAAAGCGCCCGCAGGCGCGACGCTCGATGCGGTGGTCGGCGGCGAAGAGAGCGCCGAGTATCACCGGCAGAGCCGGACCATCGCCGATGTCTGGGGTAGCGCGGGTGTGGCGACGCGGTTCGGCACCGTGCCCAATGCCAATCATTTCACCGCGATCGCACCGCTCGCCGACCCGGAGTCGGAGATGGTCGCGCGGCTGAAGCAGCTCACACAGATCTGA
- a CDS encoding TetR/AcrR family transcriptional regulator — protein MNRNDKDQTEQTAPVPERRGRGRPQLRSDDETRALIYEAARREFSERGFAAASIADVACRAGVSTKTLYRLIPTKLALFEGMVTDRVDRFVSIVNLGACDGRNVAAALEAALLVCAELILDAEVIALQRIILAESDKFPDIAETFYEKAMQRSIAALTNWLGIQQRRGRIVLDDTEAAAGMLLGMLVFKPQRDVMFGHKPAPVHSEMAARAKACAALFLTGCAVPADRTNKPIGGA, from the coding sequence ATGAACCGGAATGACAAAGACCAGACAGAGCAGACGGCGCCGGTGCCGGAACGGCGCGGCCGCGGGCGGCCGCAGCTTCGTTCCGACGACGAGACGCGCGCACTGATCTATGAGGCCGCGCGCCGTGAGTTCTCGGAGCGCGGCTTCGCCGCGGCCAGCATCGCCGACGTGGCCTGCCGCGCCGGCGTTTCCACCAAGACGCTCTATCGTTTGATCCCGACCAAGCTGGCGCTGTTCGAAGGCATGGTGACCGACCGGGTGGACCGGTTCGTGTCCATCGTGAATCTCGGCGCCTGCGATGGCCGCAATGTTGCGGCGGCCCTGGAGGCCGCGCTGCTGGTCTGCGCCGAGCTCATTCTTGATGCCGAGGTCATCGCGCTGCAGCGGATCATCCTGGCCGAGAGCGACAAATTCCCTGACATCGCCGAGACGTTTTACGAAAAGGCCATGCAGCGCTCGATCGCCGCGCTGACGAATTGGCTGGGCATCCAGCAGCGGCGAGGGCGGATCGTGCTCGATGACACCGAAGCCGCAGCAGGCATGCTGCTCGGCATGCTCGTCTTCAAGCCGCAGCGCGACGTCATGTTCGGGCACAAGCCCGCGCCAGTGCACAGTGAGATGGCAGCGCGCGCCAAGGCCTGTGCTGCGCTGTTCCTGACCGGATGCGCCGTGCCGGCCGACCGGACCAACAAGCCGATCGGAGGCGCGTGA
- a CDS encoding LysR family transcriptional regulator, which translates to MAGNFSRDLTIRQLRALSAVHAARSITSAANQLNLTQPAVTLQLRNLQALAGLPLIQRTGDGMALTDAGAHVLALIERIEAALKDCEQSLDMIAGRSGGRVAMGAVSTAKYFVPFAIAAFSRRFPKIEVTLRIGNREEIRDALRGYDLDIAVMGRPPADVEVEMKPLGRHPHFIIAAPDHRLARRRHVATSELANETFITREQGSGTRMLMQQYFERVGLEPKLGMAMDSNETIKQAVMAGLGIAFISQHTVFHELEDGRLVVLKVKGLPIVRQWHAIRRTDKILLPPAQAMLDFLGKEGWRYLPNSR; encoded by the coding sequence ATGGCCGGCAACTTCTCGCGGGATCTCACCATCCGCCAGCTGCGCGCGCTGTCCGCCGTGCACGCGGCCCGCTCGATCACGTCGGCGGCCAACCAGCTCAACCTGACGCAGCCGGCGGTGACGCTGCAGCTCCGTAACCTGCAGGCGCTCGCGGGATTGCCGCTGATCCAGCGCACCGGCGACGGCATGGCGCTGACCGATGCCGGCGCGCATGTGCTGGCGCTCATCGAGCGGATCGAGGCGGCGCTGAAGGACTGCGAGCAGTCGCTCGACATGATCGCCGGCCGCAGTGGCGGCCGCGTCGCGATGGGCGCGGTCTCGACCGCGAAATACTTCGTGCCGTTCGCGATCGCGGCGTTCTCGCGCCGCTTTCCCAAGATCGAGGTCACGCTCAGGATCGGCAACCGCGAAGAAATCCGCGACGCGCTGCGCGGCTACGATCTCGACATCGCGGTGATGGGCCGGCCGCCGGCCGATGTCGAAGTCGAGATGAAGCCACTCGGCCGGCATCCGCACTTCATCATCGCCGCACCCGATCATCGGCTGGCGCGGCGGCGGCACGTTGCGACATCGGAGCTCGCCAATGAAACCTTCATCACCCGCGAGCAGGGATCGGGCACGCGGATGCTGATGCAGCAGTACTTCGAGCGGGTCGGGCTGGAGCCGAAGCTCGGCATGGCGATGGACAGCAACGAGACCATCAAGCAGGCTGTCATGGCCGGGCTCGGCATCGCCTTCATTTCCCAGCACACCGTGTTTCATGAGCTGGAGGATGGCCGGCTGGTGGTGCTCAAGGTGAAGGGCCTGCCGATCGTCCGGCAGTGGCACGCCATCAGGCGTACCGACAAGATCCTGCTGCCGCCCGCGCAGGCCATGCTGGACTTCCTGGGCAAGGAGGGTTGGCGCTACCTGCCGAACTCGCGCTAG
- a CDS encoding MarR family transcriptional regulator — MILDSETKAVELPDDHGTELRLWLRLLTCTTLIEGEVRSRLREKFDVTLPRFDLMAQLDKVSDGMTLSDLSKRMMVSNGNVTGLVERLVESGHLDRRTSETDRRVQFIRLTKLGRAEFRKMAAEHEKWIADIFGDLSPKDIRELMRLLAKAKGSAQRSAKARSA; from the coding sequence ATGATCCTCGATTCCGAAACCAAAGCCGTCGAACTGCCCGACGATCACGGCACCGAGCTAAGGCTGTGGCTGCGGCTCTTGACCTGCACCACGCTGATCGAAGGCGAGGTGCGCAGCCGGCTGCGTGAGAAGTTCGATGTCACGCTGCCGCGCTTCGACCTGATGGCCCAGCTCGACAAGGTGTCCGACGGCATGACGCTGTCCGACCTGTCGAAGCGGATGATGGTGTCAAACGGCAACGTCACCGGGCTGGTCGAGCGCCTGGTCGAGTCCGGCCATCTCGATCGCCGCACCTCGGAGACCGACCGCCGCGTGCAGTTCATCCGGCTGACCAAGCTCGGCCGCGCCGAATTCCGCAAGATGGCGGCCGAGCACGAGAAATGGATCGCCGATATTTTCGGCGACCTGTCGCCGAAGGATATCCGCGAACTGATGCGGCTGCTCGCCAAGGCCAAGGGCTCGGCCCAGCGCTCCGCCAAGGCGAGGTCAGCTTGA
- a CDS encoding HlyD family secretion protein → MSQHETSFKAESQVPAETAKQLIANPEAAKPPAAKGKLRRLLMTGAALVILAGGAWFGWDYWTVGRFQVSTDDAYVKADNTTIAPKVSGYLSAVLVGDNEHVRAGQILARIDERDFKVALDQAKADVAAAEAAITSKRAQLDVQHSVIEAARATLAVDTANQTFAEQENKRYTDLAGTGYGSVQNAQQAQSRYASAQAAIARDTANLASAERQVELLKADIAQAVAAQARATALQHQAELNLGYTTIIAPIDGVVGNRTLRTGQFVQAGTQLMSLVPATGAYVIANYKETQLTNVRKGQPVEIEVDMFPGQVVRGHVDSLAPASGQEFALLPPDNATGNFTKVVQRIPVKIVLDATNVDLRPGMSVIPSIATLSHPAEETPRSSASPKLAVASFK, encoded by the coding sequence ATGAGCCAGCACGAAACGTCCTTCAAGGCCGAGAGCCAGGTTCCGGCCGAGACCGCCAAGCAGTTGATCGCAAATCCGGAGGCGGCCAAGCCCCCCGCCGCCAAGGGCAAGCTTCGCCGCCTGCTCATGACCGGCGCAGCACTGGTCATCCTGGCGGGGGGCGCCTGGTTTGGCTGGGATTACTGGACGGTCGGCCGCTTTCAGGTCTCGACCGACGACGCCTACGTGAAGGCCGACAACACCACGATCGCACCGAAAGTGTCAGGCTATCTCAGCGCGGTGCTGGTGGGCGACAATGAACATGTGCGCGCCGGCCAGATCTTGGCGCGGATCGACGAGCGCGATTTCAAGGTCGCGCTGGACCAGGCCAAGGCCGACGTCGCCGCCGCCGAAGCTGCGATCACCAGCAAGCGCGCGCAGCTCGACGTGCAGCACTCGGTGATCGAGGCGGCGCGCGCAACGCTCGCCGTGGATACCGCGAACCAGACCTTCGCCGAGCAGGAGAACAAGCGTTACACCGACCTCGCAGGCACCGGCTACGGCAGTGTGCAGAACGCGCAGCAGGCGCAGTCGCGCTACGCCAGCGCGCAGGCCGCCATCGCCCGCGACACCGCAAACCTCGCTTCCGCAGAGCGCCAGGTGGAACTGCTCAAGGCTGACATCGCCCAAGCTGTCGCGGCGCAGGCACGAGCGACCGCGCTCCAGCATCAGGCCGAGTTGAACCTCGGCTACACCACCATCATCGCCCCGATCGACGGTGTCGTCGGCAACCGCACCCTGCGCACCGGCCAGTTCGTCCAGGCCGGCACGCAATTGATGTCACTGGTGCCGGCCACCGGCGCCTACGTGATCGCGAACTACAAGGAGACCCAGCTCACCAATGTCCGCAAGGGCCAGCCGGTCGAGATCGAGGTCGACATGTTCCCCGGTCAGGTCGTGCGCGGTCATGTCGACAGCCTCGCGCCGGCCAGCGGCCAGGAGTTCGCGCTGCTGCCGCCGGACAACGCCACCGGTAACTTCACCAAGGTGGTGCAGCGCATCCCGGTGAAGATCGTGCTCGACGCAACCAATGTCGACCTGCGGCCGGGCATGTCGGTGATCCCCTCCATCGCGACGCTTTCGCATCCTGCCGAGGAAACGCCGCGCTCCAGCGCCTCACCCAAGCTCGCTGTCGCCTCTTTCAAATAG
- a CDS encoding DHA2 family efflux MFS transporter permease subunit — protein MAVWISIVAAMIGAFMAILNIQITNASLLNIEGGIGTGVDNGSWISTSYLIGEIVVIPLTDFLSRVFSFRKIIIGFATLFAIFSVACAFTHDLPSMIAMRGLQGFFGGVLIPMAFTLVFTKLPKVQQPIGLAMFALAVTFAPAIGPTIGGYLTENYGWQTIFFVNVIPTAVMVITLSFTLERQPMQLNLLREGDWLGIITMAIGLASLQAVLEEGNKDDWFGSPFIVKLAVIAAVSLTLFVWIELVVEKPLLRLRLLTQRSFGFGTISAVFVGFALFGSVYLLPAYLGQVQRYNAEQIGQVLAWTGLPQLILIPLVPKLMQRFDPRFIAFTGMILFAVSSFMNIQMSLDYSGDQFFYPNIVRAVGQAITLAPLSAISLGSVAPQDAPAASGISNMMRNLGGAIGTALLSTIVTKREQFHSNIIGQSVHLGREEVRTRIAEVTNYFLSHGISDPATAHSQAIVAIGNIVKRQALVLGFSDAFAVIGVVLVLAAIAIVLTGKPKNVAGGGAAH, from the coding sequence ATGGCCGTCTGGATTTCCATCGTCGCGGCGATGATCGGCGCCTTCATGGCGATCCTCAACATCCAGATCACCAACGCCTCGCTGCTCAACATCGAGGGCGGCATCGGAACCGGCGTCGACAACGGCTCCTGGATCTCGACGTCGTATCTGATCGGCGAGATCGTGGTGATCCCGCTGACCGACTTTCTCAGCCGGGTGTTCTCGTTCCGCAAGATCATCATTGGCTTCGCCACGCTGTTTGCGATCTTCTCGGTCGCCTGTGCCTTCACCCACGATTTGCCGTCGATGATCGCGATGCGCGGCCTGCAGGGCTTCTTCGGCGGCGTGCTGATCCCGATGGCCTTCACGCTTGTCTTCACCAAGCTGCCGAAGGTGCAGCAGCCGATCGGCCTCGCGATGTTCGCCCTCGCCGTGACCTTTGCGCCGGCGATCGGCCCGACCATCGGCGGCTACCTGACCGAGAATTACGGCTGGCAGACCATCTTCTTCGTCAACGTGATTCCGACCGCGGTGATGGTCATCACCCTTTCTTTCACCCTGGAACGCCAGCCGATGCAGCTCAATCTGCTGCGCGAGGGCGACTGGCTCGGCATCATCACGATGGCAATCGGCCTCGCGTCGCTGCAGGCCGTGCTCGAGGAAGGCAACAAGGACGACTGGTTCGGCTCGCCCTTCATCGTCAAGCTTGCGGTGATCGCCGCCGTCAGCCTGACCTTGTTCGTCTGGATCGAGCTCGTGGTCGAGAAGCCGCTGCTCCGGCTGCGGCTCTTGACCCAGCGCAGCTTCGGCTTCGGCACGATCTCGGCGGTGTTCGTCGGGTTCGCGCTGTTCGGCTCGGTTTATCTGCTGCCCGCCTATCTCGGCCAGGTGCAGCGCTACAATGCCGAGCAAATCGGCCAGGTGCTGGCCTGGACCGGCCTGCCGCAGCTGATCCTGATCCCGCTGGTGCCGAAGCTGATGCAGCGCTTCGACCCACGCTTCATCGCCTTCACCGGCATGATCCTGTTCGCGGTCTCATCCTTCATGAACATCCAGATGTCGCTGGATTACTCCGGCGACCAGTTCTTCTATCCGAACATCGTTCGCGCCGTCGGCCAGGCGATTACGCTGGCGCCGTTGTCCGCCATCAGCCTCGGCAGCGTTGCGCCGCAAGATGCACCGGCGGCCTCCGGCATCTCCAACATGATGCGCAACCTCGGCGGCGCGATCGGCACCGCGCTGCTCAGCACCATCGTCACCAAGCGTGAGCAGTTTCACTCCAACATCATCGGCCAGTCCGTGCATCTGGGCCGCGAGGAGGTGCGTACCCGGATCGCCGAGGTCACCAACTACTTCCTCAGCCACGGCATCTCGGACCCCGCCACCGCACACAGCCAGGCGATCGTGGCGATCGGCAACATCGTGAAGCGTCAGGCGCTGGTGCTTGGCTTCAGTGACGCCTTCGCGGTGATCGGCGTGGTGCTGGTCCTCGCTGCGATCGCGATCGTGCTGACCGGAAAGCCGAAGAATGTCGCCGGCGGCGGCGCGGCGCATTGA
- a CDS encoding benzoate-CoA ligase family protein, with protein sequence MSGEFPGLGPSGHVDDFARRNLPPFQQWPQLLLDRPEFSYPDYLNAAVELTDRIVEQGMGDRIALIGNGRQRTYKELTDWSNRLAHALVENYGVKPGNRVLIRSGNNPALVAAWLAATKAGAVVVNTMPMLRAGELAKIVDKAEIALALTDSRIADELVACAKTSKFLKQVVNFDGTQNHDAELDRIALNKPVKFDAVKTGRDDVALLGFTSGTTGEPKATMHFHRDLLIVADGYAKEVLKVTPDDVFVGSPPLAFTFGLGGLAIFPLRYGATATLLENAAPSEMIRIIETYKATICFTAPTAYRAMMAAMDKGADLSSLRLAVSAGETLPAPVFESWTRKTGKPILDGIGSTELLHIFITNRAGSAVAGTTGTPVTGYQAKIVDEDMNELPPGQVGKLAVRGPTGCRYLADSRQTKYVRDGWNITGDAFVSDENGRLSFVARADDMIISAGYNIAGPEVEAALLGHPDVAECAVIGAPDEERGQIVSAFIVLKQGARSDDVEVKLLQDHVKATIAPYKYPRAIAFVEALPKTQTGKIQRFKLREAS encoded by the coding sequence ATGTCAGGTGAATTTCCCGGGCTCGGCCCATCCGGGCATGTCGACGATTTCGCACGGCGCAACCTGCCGCCGTTTCAGCAATGGCCGCAGCTGCTGCTCGACCGGCCCGAATTCAGCTATCCCGACTATCTCAACGCCGCGGTCGAGCTGACCGACCGCATCGTCGAGCAGGGCATGGGCGATCGCATCGCGCTGATCGGCAATGGACGCCAGCGCACCTACAAGGAACTGACCGACTGGTCGAACCGCCTGGCGCATGCGCTGGTGGAGAATTACGGCGTCAAGCCCGGCAATCGCGTGTTGATCCGCTCGGGCAATAACCCGGCGCTGGTCGCGGCCTGGCTCGCGGCGACCAAGGCCGGTGCTGTCGTCGTCAACACGATGCCGATGCTGCGCGCGGGCGAACTGGCCAAGATCGTCGACAAGGCCGAGATTGCGCTGGCGCTGACCGACAGCCGCATCGCGGATGAGCTGGTGGCTTGCGCCAAGACCAGCAAATTCCTCAAGCAGGTCGTCAATTTCGACGGCACGCAAAACCACGATGCCGAGCTCGACCGGATCGCGCTGAACAAGCCGGTCAAGTTCGATGCGGTGAAGACCGGCCGCGACGACGTCGCATTGCTCGGCTTCACGTCGGGCACGACCGGTGAACCCAAGGCGACGATGCACTTCCACCGCGATCTCCTGATCGTCGCGGACGGCTACGCCAAAGAAGTGCTCAAGGTGACGCCGGACGATGTGTTCGTCGGCTCGCCGCCGCTCGCGTTTACGTTTGGCCTCGGCGGGCTCGCGATCTTCCCGCTGCGCTATGGCGCCACCGCGACGCTGCTGGAGAACGCGGCGCCGAGCGAGATGATCCGGATCATCGAGACCTACAAGGCGACGATCTGCTTCACGGCGCCGACCGCCTATCGGGCGATGATGGCGGCGATGGACAAGGGTGCCGATCTGTCGTCGCTGCGGCTTGCGGTCTCGGCCGGCGAGACGCTGCCGGCGCCGGTGTTCGAGAGCTGGACCAGGAAGACCGGCAAGCCGATCCTCGACGGCATCGGCAGCACGGAGCTGCTGCACATCTTCATCACCAACCGCGCCGGCAGTGCCGTCGCCGGCACCACGGGCACGCCTGTTACCGGCTACCAGGCGAAGATCGTCGACGAAGACATGAACGAGTTGCCGCCGGGCCAGGTCGGCAAGCTGGCGGTTCGCGGCCCGACCGGCTGCCGCTATCTCGCCGACTCCAGGCAGACCAAGTACGTCCGCGACGGCTGGAACATCACCGGCGATGCCTTCGTCAGCGACGAAAACGGCCGCCTGTCATTCGTGGCGCGCGCCGACGACATGATCATCTCGGCGGGCTACAACATCGCCGGTCCCGAGGTCGAGGCGGCGCTGCTCGGACATCCCGATGTCGCGGAATGCGCTGTCATCGGCGCACCTGACGAGGAGAGGGGACAGATCGTCTCGGCGTTCATCGTGCTGAAACAGGGCGCGCGCAGCGACGATGTCGAGGTCAAGCTGCTGCAGGATCACGTCAAGGCGACGATCGCGCCGTACAAATATCCCCGCGCGATCGCTTTTGTCGAGGCGTTGCCGAAGACCCAGACCGGGAAGATCCAGCGCTTCAAGCTGCGCGAGGCGAGCTAA